Within the Sulfitobacter sp. JL08 genome, the region CTCCATCTCGCCCAGTTCGATCAGTTCGATATTGTCACTCAACTCCTGCTTGATGCTGGAATAGGTCTCCATCGCGTCCACAAGCGCCTGCCGGTCCCGCATCAGCTTTTGCGCGGCTTCGGGGTTGTCCCACAGGTTCGGATCTTCAACGCGGGCATCAAATTCTTCCAGCCGGAACGGTGCCGTTTCGACATCCAGCCGCTGCCCCAGCAGGTCCAGCGACTTCTGAATTTGATCCACAGTGTTTTGGGCGTCTGCGCGCATCCGGCAATAACCTGTCCTAGAGTGATGGAAATGCGGTGATAAACCAGCCCCGCAGCGCGGGCAAGCGGTGCCGGTCGCTTAAATGGGTCTAGTACAATCCACCGGAACTGACCGTGCCGAAATCCGCCTTGGGTCCGACCACCGCCGTTTCACCGGACGATGTCGTGACCTGTCGTCCGCTTTCGATCACTTCTTCGAACAACGGCAGGTTCGATCCCATGGCAAATCCGCCATCAAATGTCAGGCCGAATATCGGTTCTTCCCCGTCACGGAAATACTCTGCGACAACATTGGGGCCGGACGCTTCATTCGGCAGGCGGGCACCGGTGAAACGATCGATCTTGATGAATGTCCCGCCAGGCGGGATGGCAAACTGACCGCCGCCATATTTGGCCGTCGCCTCGGTCATGAATTCCTGAAACACAGGACCGCACATTGCGCCGCCAAACGCGCTGCGCCCCATCGGGCGCGGCCTGTCAAAGCCGATGTAGCAACCGGCAACGATGTTGCTGGTAAACCCGATAAACCAGACATCGCGCGCATCGTTGGTGGTTCCGGTCTTGCCCGCAACCGGCACACCCAGCTTGACATATCCGCTGGCAGTGCCGCGTTCCACAACGCCGGTCATCATCGATGTCAGCTGATAGGCCGTGACCGCGTTCATGATCTGGTCGCGGTTGGACACGATGCGCGGCCCCAGCCCGCTGCGAATGTCGGGATCGGAACAATCCGAACACACGCGCTGGTCATGGCGGTAAATGGTTTTGCCGTACCGGTCCTGTACCCGGTCAACCAACGTGGGCTGCAGCCGTTCGCCACCATTGGCAAACATCGCATAGGCCGTCACCATCTTGTAAAGCGTCGTTTCTTCGGACCCAAGCGCGTTGGCCAGAAACTGGCCCATATAGTCGTACACGCCGAACCGTTCGGCATAGGCCGCCACAACATCCATCCCGACCTCTTGCGCCAGCCGGATAGTCATCAGGTTGCGCGACCGTTCAATACCTGTGCGCAGCGGCGTTGGCCCGTAATACTGATTGGACGCATTGCGCGGACGCCACAGCCCCTGGGGTGTGTTGATCTCGATCGGGGCATCAATCACGATCGTCGCGGGGGAATACCCGCTGTCAAGTGCTGCGGCATAAACGAACGGCTTGAACGAAGATCCCGGCTGGCGCTGTGCCTGGGTGGCGCGGTTGAACACGGAATGCTGGTAGGAAAACCCGCCCTGCATCGAAATCACCCGTCCTGTATTGACGTCCATCGCGACAAAGCCGCCCTGCACTTCGGGCACCTGACGCAGGGTCCAGCGGATAAAACTGCCATCGCTGTCATCCGTCATCCGGCGCACCAGAACAACATCGCCGACCTCGACCAGATCACCTGCAACCTTGGCCTTGCTGGAAAGCGATCCGTCCGGACGCCGCTTGCGCGCCCATTGTACATCCTTGGCCGGAATGAAATGGCCATCGGCGTCGTCTTCCACACCTTCGATGCCGATGCGCGCATCATTGTTGCCCACCTCAAGCACCACAGCCGGATACCACTGGCTCTCAAGGTCAACATCGCGCGCCACTTTCACCTTCGCCAATGCAGCGCGCCAGCTTTCCTCGTTCGCCAACAGTGCCGGATCGATCTTCTTGCCGGTGCCGCGCCAGATACCGGTTCCACGGTCATATTTTTCCAAACCGCGCCGCAGGGCATTGGCCGCAATCGGTTGCATCTGCGCATCGATGGTCGCGCGCACGGTCAACCCGCCGGTGAAAAACTCGCCCTCGCCGAAATCCTCGCTCAGCTGCCGGCGGATTTCGTCGGTAAAATAATCGCGCGGCGGCAAAGCAGTGCGGAAGCTTTCGAAATCGCCATTCTGCACCGAACGCAACGGCGCCGCGCGTTCCGCCTCGTAGGTTTCCTTGTCCAGATAGCCGTTTTCGAACATCTCTTTCAGCACGAAATCACGGCGCGCCAACAAACGCTCCTTTTCGCGCACCGGATGATAGTCCGATGGCGCCTTGGGCAAAGAGGCCAGAAACGCCGCTTCATGCGGTGCCAGCTCGCTCAGGCTCTTGTTGAAATAGGTCTGCGCAGCGGCCGCCACGCCATAGGAATTCTGGCCCAGAAAAATCTCGTTCAGATAAAGTTCCAGAATGCGCTCTTTGTCCAAGGTTTCTTCCAGCCGCGCGGCCAGAATGATTTCCTTGATCTTGCGCTCTGCCTGACGGTCCCCCGACAAAAGGAAGTTCTTCATCACCTGCTGCGTGATCGTCGATGCGCCGCGCACGGTCTTGCCGCGGGTCTTGATCGCTTCGAACCCGGCGGCCGCAATGCCGCGCGCGTCATAACCGGCATGGGTATAGAAATTCTTGTCTTCGGCAGAAATGAACGCCTGTTTCACCAGATCTGGGATCGACTCGGCCGGAACGAACAAACGCCGTTCACGGGCAAATTCATCGATGATCTCGCCCTCGCCCGAATAAATCCGGCTGATCGTGGGCGGTTTATACTGTGCAAGGGATTCATGGCTGGGCAGATCGCGCCCATACATCCAGAAGATGCCCCCGATGGTCAGCGCAACAGCGGCGATGCCTAGCGTCAGAACGCTGAAAATCGCACCGAAAAATGACAGGATGAATCGAAACACGCGCACAGCCTTACCTTGGGGACTGCCTCTATATAGGGTGCCACATGCGGGGCGTCAAAACACGAGTGTGGCGCGCGCGGCCATTTCCCGCCACGTCACACTCCACCTATAATATCAAAGTCATTAAGCCGCGTTTCTTTTTGCCGAAAATAAGGAACCGACGGTAGCATCCGGGACAAAGCAGGGTTATTGCCGCACAAGGTCTCGTACCGCCTCGTCCAGCACCGCCCAGTCCTGCAATCCCTGCCGGATACCGCGCGCCATACGGGCGCGCCATTCCGGATCACGCAGATTGTCCAGATCGCGATTGCTTGACAAAAATCCCAGCTCGATCAGTACAGACGGGATATCGGCGGCTTTCAGCACGGAAAACCCGGCATGGCGGATGGCACGGTTGTTCATCGGTCCGCCCGCCTTTTCCATGGCGTCCGCCAGCGCCCGCGCAAGCGCTTTGGTTCTGGGCTTGGTTTCCTGCCGCGCCAGTTCCAGCAGAATGCCGGTTACCTCGTCATCCGACCCCGACAGATCGACACCCGCCAGAACATCCGCTCGGTTGTGACGCTGAGCCAGACCTTCCGTTGCCTTGTCCGATGCCTCGTCCGACAGCGTGTAGATCGTCGCGCCGTGCGCCTGCCCTTCCGATAGGGAATCCGCATGAAGCGAGAGGAACACATCCGCACCCGCGCGATGGGCAATGGCGATGCGTTCCTGCAGCGACACAAAAACATCCGCATCCCGCGTCAGCACCACTTCAAATCCGCCCGAACGCACCAGAACCTCGCGCAACTCGCGCGCGAACTGAAGCATCAAAACCTTTTCCACATCACCATCGCGTTCGGCGCCGGGATCAACGCCACCGTGACCCGGATCGATCACCACGATCAGCGGATCATCGGCGGTGCGCGGCGCGCGCGCGGGCAGATCGGCAGGCGCCGGCAAGGCCCATTGCAGATCGGACGGTGCCCCCGACCGGGCGGCATAGGTATCCGCGTCAGTTGTTCGCAGTGTAATCCGCAGATGCGCGGTTCCGGTTGTGATGTCGGTGTCCAGCCCGGCCTTGTCCAGAACCATCGGCTCTGTCAGATCGGCAATCAGGCGCGACCATCCGGGCCGGAACGGACCGAACCGCACATCGCTGATGCGCTTGCTGTCAAGCAGTGCGTCCTGCGACACTCCGGACCAGTCGACCTCTTGAAAATCAATCACCAGACGGCGCGGATCAGCAAGGCTGTAAACCCGATAAGGCACCGCCTGACTAAGGTGCAGATCGATATTGGTGGTGCCCCACCACCCGTCCGTGATGGCACTTTGATCGCTATCGACACGCGCCAGCGCGCTCAGATTCTGCGCGACACCGCTGAGCGGCCACAGGCCGAATGCCAATAGGAAAAGAAAAAGCCTGATCATCTGCCCGCCGCACATTTGCGTTTTGCCGGCATCCTACCCGAGCACGGCCGCGAATGGAATCGTCCAAAGCTAATTAATTGCTGGCATCACGCTGCGCCATGAACACGGTAAGCCGCGCCAGACCCTCCTGCATGTCTTCGGTGGATCCGGCATAGGAAAACCGCAGCGTCGTATGCCCCCGCACCGGATCGAAATCCAGTCCCGGCGTAACGGCAACACCGGCTTTTTCCAGAATTTCCGCTGCAAAGGCGCGGCTGTCGCTGGTCAGATCCGACACATCGGCATAAACGTAAAACGCGCCGTCAGGCGGTGCAAAGCGGGAAAATTCGGCCTTGGGCAAGCCCTTTAGCATCAGGGTGCGGTTCGCCTTGTAAACATCCATATTCGCTTGCAATTCCGCGTCACAGTCCAGTGCCGCGAGGGCCGCGATCTGGGCCGCATGGGGCGCGCAGATAAACAGGTTCTGCGCCAGCCGTTCTATGGTGCGCACATGATCCGGCGGCACCACCATCCAGCCGACGCGCCATCCTGTCATGCTGAAATATTTGGAAAACGAATTGATGACATAACATTGATCCGTGATTTCCAGCGCGCTGACCGCCTTGGCCTGATATTCGATCCCGTGATAGATTTCGTCGGATATGAATGCGGCTGATTGCGCCTGTGTGGCCGTGATCAGATCTGTCATTGCAGCACGGTCCAGCATGGTGCCCGTCGGGTTGGCGGGCGAAGCCACCAACAGCCCGGCCAGATCCAGCCCAGCAAAATCGGATGGTACAGGTTGCAGCCGGTTTTCCGGTGCCGTGGGCAGATCGACGGGCTGCAACCCCAGCGCATGCAGGATCTGGCGGTACGAAGGATATCCCGGCGCGCCGATGCCGACACGATCCCCGCTATCGAAGAGGGCCGTGAAAGACAGGATAAACGCCCCCGACGACCCGGAAGTGATCACCACGCGTTCCGGATCAAGATCGACATTGTACCAATCCCGGTAAAGCTGCGCGATCCGCGCCCGCAAAGCAGGCAGACCCAGTGACACCGTATAGCCCAAAGACTGGTGTTCCATCGCCTTGGCCAGCGCCTGCGTTGCGCCGCTGGGCGCACCGGTGGCCGGCTGGCCCACTTCCATATGGATGATCCGGCGGCCTGCGGCCTCGGCCCGGCGGGCGGCCTCCATGACATCCATCACAATAAAGGGATTAACCTGAGATCGGGTTGAGTTTTTCACCGGAACACTCCTAAATGCAATCATGGATTTCTGGCGCCCCTTTCACCGCGAAACTGTCGCTGCGTCAATGCGCGCGCAGGGTGCCTTGCGCCTGTTTTTCGCCTTTGCACTGGCGCTGTTGGTCGCGCTGCCTGCACATGCCGTTCAGCTTTTGCGCGATCCAGATATCGAACACGCGCTGCGCAAACTGGCCGAACCGGTGTTGCAAGCGGCGGGCCTGAACCCGAACCGGGTGCGTATTCTGATTGTGAATGACAGTGCGCTGAATGCCTTTATCATCGATTCCGATGCGATTTTCATCAATTACGGGCTGATCCTGAAGCTGGACGAACCCGAGATGCTGCAAGGGGTCATAGCCCACGAAGCCGCGCATATCGTCAACGGCCATATTTCCCGCCGGATGGCAAATCTGCGCAACGCCCGAACGGTTTCGGGGCTGGGTATGGCCTTGGCAGCAGTCGCAGCCGCCAGTGGTCAGGGCGAGGCCGCAACAGGGCTGGCTCTGGGCACCAGTTCTTCAGCGCAGCGCAGCTTTCTGGCGCACACCCGCAGCGAAGAGGCATCGGCCGACCAGTCTGGCGTGCGGTTCCTGAAACGTGCCGGCATCAGCCCCAGTGGCATGCTGAAAGTCCTGCAAATTTTCGAAGGGCAGGAACTGCTGATTGGCGGGCGGCAGGACCCTTATGCACGCTCGCATCCGCTGAGCCGTGACAGGGTGCGCGCGATGGAAGCCTTTGTCGCGGCCTTTGGCGACACCAGCACGCCGGATGCGGATCGCAATTATTGGTATGCCCGCGCACGCGGCAAGATATCGGCATTCACCCGCTCGCCCAAATGGACATTCGGGCGCGCCAAGGAAGGCCCGACACAGGATATTACCCTGATGCGGCAGGCGATCGCGCATCATCGCAATTCCAATGCAACCCAAGCGGTCAAGGCCATCGACGCCGCCATTGCCCTGCGTCCGTCAGACCCGTTTTTCTATGAACTCAAAGGTCAGATTCTGCTGGAAAGCCGCCAGATCAGTGCCGCTGTGACTGCGTACAAGAAAGCCGTCGATCTGGCCCCAAAAGATGCCCTGATCCTAAGCAGCTATGGGCGGGCACTGTTGGCCAATGAACAATATGGCGCTGCCCTGCAAATGCTGGAAAACGCCCGCGCGCGTGATTTCCGCGATACGCGTCTTTTGCGTGACTTGTCAGTTGCATATGCGCGTCAGGGCCAGAACGGGATGGCATCCCTGGTCACGGCAGAACGTTATGCCCTGCAGGGCCGCCTGAAAGACGCCGAAATACACGCCAAACGCGCATCCGGCCTTTTGCCTGCAGGGTCTGGCCCTTGGCAACGCGCGCAGGATGTGATCATTGCTGCCGAACGCAGCTGAACAAACCGGATCGGAGACCCGTCATGAAACGAACACTGACCGCACTGATGGCTTTTCTGATGCTGTCCGCCCCTGCCCTGGCTTTTGACATGGAAGCCATGTCAGACAGCGAACGCACGGCGTTTCGCGCCGAAATCCGCGCCTATCTGCTGGATAACCCCGAAGTGATCATGGAAGCCGTTGCCGCGCTGGAAGAAGCGCAGAACCAGGCGCAGGCGCAAAGCGATATCGCGCTGGTGCAGGCCAATGCAGCCGACATTTTCGACGACGGGTATTCTTGGGTGGGTGGCAATCCGGATGGCGATATAACACTGGTCGAATTTCTGGATTACCGATGCGGGTACTGCCGCCGAGCCCATGGCGAAGTGGCACAGTTGCTGGAAAGCGATGGCGATATCCGCCTGATCGTCAAGGAACTGCCAATCCTGGGTGAACAATCATTGCTGGCTTCACGCTTTGCGATTGCCGCGAAACAGGTGGCGGGCGATGCTGAATACAAGATCCTGAACGATGCCCTGATGACAATGAACGGCGACGTCAGCGAAACCAGCCTGCGCCGCCTGTCAGACACGTTGGGATTTGA harbors:
- a CDS encoding penicillin-binding protein 1A, which encodes MFRFILSFFGAIFSVLTLGIAAVALTIGGIFWMYGRDLPSHESLAQYKPPTISRIYSGEGEIIDEFARERRLFVPAESIPDLVKQAFISAEDKNFYTHAGYDARGIAAAGFEAIKTRGKTVRGASTITQQVMKNFLLSGDRQAERKIKEIILAARLEETLDKERILELYLNEIFLGQNSYGVAAAAQTYFNKSLSELAPHEAAFLASLPKAPSDYHPVREKERLLARRDFVLKEMFENGYLDKETYEAERAAPLRSVQNGDFESFRTALPPRDYFTDEIRRQLSEDFGEGEFFTGGLTVRATIDAQMQPIAANALRRGLEKYDRGTGIWRGTGKKIDPALLANEESWRAALAKVKVARDVDLESQWYPAVVLEVGNNDARIGIEGVEDDADGHFIPAKDVQWARKRRPDGSLSSKAKVAGDLVEVGDVVLVRRMTDDSDGSFIRWTLRQVPEVQGGFVAMDVNTGRVISMQGGFSYQHSVFNRATQAQRQPGSSFKPFVYAAALDSGYSPATIVIDAPIEINTPQGLWRPRNASNQYYGPTPLRTGIERSRNLMTIRLAQEVGMDVVAAYAERFGVYDYMGQFLANALGSEETTLYKMVTAYAMFANGGERLQPTLVDRVQDRYGKTIYRHDQRVCSDCSDPDIRSGLGPRIVSNRDQIMNAVTAYQLTSMMTGVVERGTASGYVKLGVPVAGKTGTTNDARDVWFIGFTSNIVAGCYIGFDRPRPMGRSAFGGAMCGPVFQEFMTEATAKYGGGQFAIPPGGTFIKIDRFTGARLPNEASGPNVVAEYFRDGEEPIFGLTFDGGFAMGSNLPLFEEVIESGRQVTTSSGETAVVGPKADFGTVSSGGLY
- a CDS encoding N-acetylmuramoyl-L-alanine amidase, whose translation is MIRLFLFLLAFGLWPLSGVAQNLSALARVDSDQSAITDGWWGTTNIDLHLSQAVPYRVYSLADPRRLVIDFQEVDWSGVSQDALLDSKRISDVRFGPFRPGWSRLIADLTEPMVLDKAGLDTDITTGTAHLRITLRTTDADTYAARSGAPSDLQWALPAPADLPARAPRTADDPLIVVIDPGHGGVDPGAERDGDVEKVLMLQFARELREVLVRSGGFEVVLTRDADVFVSLQERIAIAHRAGADVFLSLHADSLSEGQAHGATIYTLSDEASDKATEGLAQRHNRADVLAGVDLSGSDDEVTGILLELARQETKPRTKALARALADAMEKAGGPMNNRAIRHAGFSVLKAADIPSVLIELGFLSSNRDLDNLRDPEWRARMARGIRQGLQDWAVLDEAVRDLVRQ
- a CDS encoding pyridoxal phosphate-dependent aminotransferase, whose amino-acid sequence is MKNSTRSQVNPFIVMDVMEAARRAEAAGRRIIHMEVGQPATGAPSGATQALAKAMEHQSLGYTVSLGLPALRARIAQLYRDWYNVDLDPERVVITSGSSGAFILSFTALFDSGDRVGIGAPGYPSYRQILHALGLQPVDLPTAPENRLQPVPSDFAGLDLAGLLVASPANPTGTMLDRAAMTDLITATQAQSAAFISDEIYHGIEYQAKAVSALEITDQCYVINSFSKYFSMTGWRVGWMVVPPDHVRTIERLAQNLFICAPHAAQIAALAALDCDAELQANMDVYKANRTLMLKGLPKAEFSRFAPPDGAFYVYADVSDLTSDSRAFAAEILEKAGVAVTPGLDFDPVRGHTTLRFSYAGSTEDMQEGLARLTVFMAQRDASN
- a CDS encoding M48 family metalloprotease yields the protein MRAQGALRLFFAFALALLVALPAHAVQLLRDPDIEHALRKLAEPVLQAAGLNPNRVRILIVNDSALNAFIIDSDAIFINYGLILKLDEPEMLQGVIAHEAAHIVNGHISRRMANLRNARTVSGLGMALAAVAAASGQGEAATGLALGTSSSAQRSFLAHTRSEEASADQSGVRFLKRAGISPSGMLKVLQIFEGQELLIGGRQDPYARSHPLSRDRVRAMEAFVAAFGDTSTPDADRNYWYARARGKISAFTRSPKWTFGRAKEGPTQDITLMRQAIAHHRNSNATQAVKAIDAAIALRPSDPFFYELKGQILLESRQISAAVTAYKKAVDLAPKDALILSSYGRALLANEQYGAALQMLENARARDFRDTRLLRDLSVAYARQGQNGMASLVTAERYALQGRLKDAEIHAKRASGLLPAGSGPWQRAQDVIIAAERS
- a CDS encoding DsbA family protein, with protein sequence MKRTLTALMAFLMLSAPALAFDMEAMSDSERTAFRAEIRAYLLDNPEVIMEAVAALEEAQNQAQAQSDIALVQANAADIFDDGYSWVGGNPDGDITLVEFLDYRCGYCRRAHGEVAQLLESDGDIRLIVKELPILGEQSLLASRFAIAAKQVAGDAEYKILNDALMTMNGDVSETSLRRLSDTLGFDSDAIIAAMDSDAVTQEIARTRALAQRLQINGTPTFVMEDQLLRGYLPLDQMQALVADLRAR